One Vallitalea pronyensis genomic region harbors:
- a CDS encoding chemotaxis protein CheA produces MDISQYLEIFIEESKEHLQSLNESLLELEKNTENVELINEVFRVAHTLKGMAATMGYKRMQKLTHDMENVLSEIRNGNIAVTAELLDILFQCLDALEQYVESIIESGSEGDKDNHKIINKLNAILEGGQDNTTVTAEVAATAEAIAIEPVQDSLPSQVEAAVSDADKRQHLQMSFTDFEKNAIQKAYLENFKVYGITIFISEGCVLKSARAFIVFRTLEKLGQVIKSHPAVQDIEDEKFDDRFTTFIVTKENMEKITSELRSVAEVTDVLTDEIIIPIEPVEAAKEDNQQKSTRKKKTGTKDSNAKATGIKPKTNRTVRVDIERLDTLMNLVSELIIIKNGLETIELKNASQNFNEQIEYLERITTNLHDAVMKVRMVPIERVFNRFPRLIRDLSRQLNKNIELHMSGEETELDRTVIDEIGDPLVHLLRNAGDHGLETPDVRVQSGKDPVGNIHLRAYQDGNNVIIEVNDDGKGIDVLHIKNKAIKNGTISEDQADSMTDQEIIQLLFRPSFSTAEKISDVSGRGVGLDVVKTKIEALGGDIEVKTEINKGSKFIIRLPLTLAIIQALMVNLGDEKYAIPLNTIQNIEDVEVAHIKYIQNQEVINLRGHVIPIVRLHEKLDIEEIDPDRQSLTVVIVNKGEKQAGIVVDSLIGQQEIVIKTLGKYLSNIKLIAGATILGDGEVALILDINTLV; encoded by the coding sequence ATGGATATAAGTCAATATCTAGAGATATTTATTGAAGAATCAAAAGAGCATTTACAGAGCCTAAATGAATCCTTATTAGAACTTGAGAAAAACACAGAAAATGTAGAACTCATCAATGAAGTTTTTCGTGTTGCGCATACACTAAAAGGTATGGCAGCTACCATGGGATATAAACGTATGCAGAAGCTTACCCATGATATGGAAAATGTGTTATCTGAAATTAGAAATGGTAATATCGCTGTAACAGCTGAATTACTTGATATATTATTCCAATGTCTTGATGCATTAGAGCAATATGTGGAATCCATTATAGAATCGGGTTCAGAAGGCGATAAGGATAATCATAAGATTATTAATAAACTGAATGCTATATTAGAAGGTGGACAGGATAATACAACAGTAACAGCAGAGGTAGCTGCAACGGCAGAAGCCATTGCCATTGAGCCTGTTCAAGACAGCTTACCTAGCCAAGTAGAGGCAGCTGTATCCGATGCTGATAAACGTCAACATTTGCAGATGAGTTTTACTGATTTTGAAAAGAATGCCATACAGAAAGCGTACCTAGAAAATTTCAAAGTATATGGCATCACTATTTTTATCAGTGAGGGTTGTGTATTAAAATCAGCACGAGCATTTATTGTATTTAGGACTTTAGAAAAATTAGGACAAGTCATTAAATCTCATCCTGCAGTACAAGACATTGAAGATGAGAAATTTGATGATCGTTTTACAACATTTATTGTGACAAAAGAAAATATGGAAAAAATCACTTCTGAATTACGTTCAGTAGCAGAGGTAACCGATGTACTAACCGATGAGATCATTATTCCTATAGAACCAGTCGAAGCTGCAAAAGAAGACAATCAGCAAAAATCAACACGTAAAAAGAAAACAGGCACAAAAGATAGTAATGCTAAAGCAACAGGTATTAAACCTAAAACCAATCGAACAGTAAGAGTAGATATTGAAAGATTAGATACCTTAATGAATCTTGTAAGTGAACTGATTATAATTAAAAATGGTCTAGAAACCATTGAATTAAAAAATGCAAGTCAGAACTTTAATGAGCAAATTGAGTACTTGGAACGTATCACCACCAACTTACATGATGCTGTTATGAAAGTGCGTATGGTACCTATTGAACGTGTATTTAATCGTTTCCCAAGGTTAATACGTGATTTATCAAGGCAGCTAAACAAAAATATTGAATTACATATGTCAGGGGAAGAAACAGAGCTTGACCGTACAGTTATTGACGAAATAGGCGACCCATTAGTGCACTTACTTCGAAATGCAGGGGATCATGGTCTTGAAACGCCTGATGTAAGAGTACAATCTGGTAAAGACCCAGTGGGTAATATTCACCTTAGAGCTTATCAAGACGGCAACAATGTTATCATTGAAGTCAATGACGATGGAAAAGGGATTGACGTTTTACACATTAAAAATAAAGCCATTAAAAATGGGACAATTTCAGAAGATCAAGCAGACAGCATGACCGATCAAGAAATTATCCAATTGCTGTTTAGACCAAGTTTTAGTACAGCAGAAAAAATCTCAGATGTATCAGGCAGGGGTGTAGGTCTTGACGTAGTTAAGACGAAGATTGAAGCTCTTGGTGGCGATATTGAGGTTAAAACAGAAATCAATAAAGGTAGTAAGTTTATCATAAGATTGCCACTAACACTTGCAATTATACAAGCATTAATGGTTAATCTAGGTGATGAGAAATATGCAATACCTCTTAACACAATCCAGAACATTGAAGATGTAGAGGTAGCGCATATCAAATACATTCAGAACCAAGAGGTGATTAATCTTCGTGGTCATGTTATTCCAATTGTGAGGCTACATGAAAAATTAGATATTGAAGAAATTGATCCAGATAGACAGTCACTGACAGTTGTTATTGTTAATAAAGGAGAAAAACAAGCAGGTATCGTCGTCGACTCCTTAATTGGGCAACAAGAAATTGTTATTAAGACACTTGGAAAATACTTATCCAATATTAAATTAATTGCAGGAGCAACCATTCTTGGTGATGGAGAAGTAGCCTTAATTCTGGACATTAATACATTAGTGTAA
- a CDS encoding chemotaxis protein CheW, which yields MEEMNQAIKKFIVASIGHEQYGVNIQYVQNIERMLSITRVPKAPYYIKGVINLRGDIIPVMSLRLKFGLEADEYTHNTRIIIVKLDGNPMGIIVDEVKEVINLTDDAIEKISKDANDEKGIYVQGVGKIDQELVTLLNLDGLINTND from the coding sequence ATGGAAGAAATGAATCAAGCAATTAAAAAGTTTATTGTTGCATCAATTGGACATGAGCAATATGGCGTGAACATTCAATATGTGCAAAACATTGAGAGAATGTTAAGCATTACAAGAGTACCCAAAGCACCTTATTATATTAAAGGGGTTATCAATTTAAGAGGCGACATTATTCCAGTTATGAGTTTAAGACTAAAATTTGGTCTAGAAGCTGATGAATATACCCACAATACACGTATTATTATTGTTAAATTAGATGGCAATCCTATGGGTATTATTGTAGATGAAGTGAAAGAAGTGATTAATCTCACGGATGATGCTATTGAAAAAATATCAAAAGATGCCAATGATGAGAAAGGTATCTATGTGCAAGGTGTTGGAAAAATAGACCAAGAATTGGTAACACTTCTTAACCTTGATGGATTAATCAATACCAACGATTAG
- a CDS encoding chemotaxis protein CheC gives MDNINIDTLDNIHLDVLKEIGNIGAGNATTALSQMINKKVDMSVPKVRILEFKELSDILGGAENQVVGILLAVEGEIKGMMMFVLETTSAHNLVNLLMGKALNTFEEFSEMDLSALQEIGNIITGAYLSSLSSLTNLRIHPSVPHMAIDMAGAILSVPAIEFGKIGDKALLIQTGFGEGEHKVFGNFILIPDVKSYGTILTSLGITA, from the coding sequence ATGGATAATATTAATATTGATACGTTAGATAACATACATCTGGATGTATTAAAAGAAATTGGGAATATAGGGGCAGGAAATGCAACAACTGCCCTTTCTCAAATGATTAATAAAAAAGTGGATATGAGCGTTCCAAAAGTTAGAATATTGGAATTCAAAGAATTATCCGATATATTAGGTGGAGCGGAAAATCAAGTGGTTGGTATCTTATTAGCCGTAGAAGGTGAAATAAAGGGTATGATGATGTTCGTTCTTGAAACCACTTCGGCACATAATCTTGTGAATCTTCTTATGGGAAAAGCACTCAATACCTTTGAAGAATTTTCAGAAATGGATTTATCTGCACTACAGGAAATTGGGAATATCATTACAGGGGCTTATTTATCATCACTATCATCATTAACAAATTTAAGAATTCATCCATCTGTTCCACATATGGCTATTGATATGGCAGGGGCAATATTAAGCGTACCAGCTATTGAGTTTGGAAAAATTGGGGATAAAGCACTTTTAATACAAACTGGCTTTGGTGAAGGAGAACATAAGGTTTTTGGGAATTTTATATTGATTCCTGACGTGAAGTCTTATGGTACAATTCTCACATCACTAGGTATTACAGCTTAG
- a CDS encoding chemotaxis protein CheD, whose amino-acid sequence MNDKIKVGMADLNACLSPGILTTLGLGSCVGIVLYDPLKKIGGLAHIMLPDSTQIKNNSNVAKFADTGINKLIDDMVRLGASKNRLVAKLAGGAQMFSFKTSNDLMRIGDRNVEASVKILRRLGIKILGQDTGKNYGRTIEFYTDTGDLFIKTIGKENKII is encoded by the coding sequence ATGAATGACAAAATTAAAGTAGGCATGGCAGATTTAAATGCATGCTTATCTCCAGGCATTTTAACGACACTAGGACTCGGATCATGTGTTGGCATCGTGCTCTATGACCCTCTAAAAAAAATAGGAGGATTAGCACATATTATGCTACCCGATAGTACTCAAATTAAAAACAATAGCAATGTAGCAAAGTTTGCAGATACAGGAATTAATAAATTAATTGATGATATGGTAAGATTAGGAGCAAGTAAAAATAGACTTGTAGCAAAATTAGCTGGGGGAGCACAAATGTTCTCGTTTAAAACAAGTAATGATTTAATGAGAATAGGGGATAGAAACGTAGAAGCATCTGTTAAAATATTAAGACGGTTAGGCATAAAGATACTTGGTCAAGATACGGGAAAAAATTATGGTAGAACAATCGAGTTTTATACAGATACCGGTGACTTATTTATTAAGACAATAGGGAAAGAGAATAAAATCATATAA
- a CDS encoding sigma-70 family RNA polymerase sigma factor, whose protein sequence is MDDNCKAMLWQKYSKSPSAGLKEEIITEYAGLVKLVAGRLNMYLGNNVEYEDLVGYGVFGLIDAIDKYNFDKGVKFETYASLRIRGAILDNIRRMDWIPRSLRKKQKQIDHATTKLENTLGRPATDEEIAKELNITDDEYIKWMNQTKLLTLTSLEEYIEQGSELRIEPMNNSRYTQPERVVEKHELREILTQVIENLLDNEKKVIMFYYYEELTLKEISHILGVSESRISQIHTKALKKMKKRLGNNVELLAGF, encoded by the coding sequence ATGGATGATAATTGCAAAGCCATGTTATGGCAAAAGTATTCAAAAAGCCCGTCAGCAGGACTAAAAGAAGAAATCATAACAGAATATGCAGGGCTTGTTAAATTAGTTGCTGGCAGACTTAATATGTACCTAGGTAACAATGTGGAATACGAAGACCTAGTAGGCTATGGGGTGTTTGGACTTATTGATGCTATTGATAAGTATAATTTTGACAAAGGAGTCAAGTTTGAAACCTATGCCTCATTACGAATCAGAGGTGCCATACTCGATAATATAAGACGTATGGACTGGATTCCAAGATCCCTTCGTAAAAAGCAAAAGCAAATCGATCATGCAACGACCAAGCTAGAGAATACACTGGGTCGTCCTGCAACAGATGAAGAGATTGCAAAAGAACTTAACATTACCGATGATGAATACATAAAATGGATGAATCAGACCAAATTACTTACTTTGACATCTTTAGAGGAATACATTGAACAAGGAAGCGAACTTAGAATTGAACCCATGAACAATTCTCGCTATACACAACCGGAAAGGGTTGTTGAGAAACATGAATTAAGAGAAATTTTGACTCAAGTTATAGAAAATTTATTAGATAATGAAAAAAAAGTCATTATGTTTTACTATTATGAGGAACTAACACTAAAAGAAATAAGTCATATACTCGGGGTATCAGAGTCAAGAATTTCTCAAATTCATACAAAAGCATTAAAAAAAATGAAGAAGAGGCTGGGGAATAATGTAGAGTTACTGGCAGGTTTTTAG